One genomic region from Triplophysa dalaica isolate WHDGS20190420 chromosome 23, ASM1584641v1, whole genome shotgun sequence encodes:
- the rheb gene encoding GTP-binding protein Rheb — MPQPKSRKIAVLGYRSVGKSSLTIQFVEGQFVDSYDPTIENTFTKMITVNGQEYSLQLVDTAGQDEYSIFPQTYSIDINGYILVYSVTSNKSFEVIKVIHEKLLDMVGKVQVPIMLVGNKKDLHMERVISCEEGKAVADSWNAAFMESSAKENQTAVEVFKRIILEAEKMDGGAPQGRTSCVVM; from the exons ATGCCGCAGCCGAAATCGCGAAAGATCGCCGTCCTGGGATACAGATCCGTCG ggaAATCCTCTTTGACTATACAGTTTGTGGAAGGTCAGTTTGTGGACTCTTATGATCCCACCATTGAAAACA CGTTCACTAAGATGATCACAGTGAATGGACAGGAGTATTCACTGCAGCTGGTGGACACAGCCGGTCAG GACGAGTACTCCATCTTCCCACAGACTTACTCTATAGACATCAACGGTTACATTCTGGTGTATTCAGTCACATCAAATAAAAG TTTTGAAGTAATAAAAGTTATCCATGAGAAGCTGTTGGATATGGTTGGGAAAGTACA AGTTCCCATAATGCTGGTGGGCAATAAGAAAGATCTTCACATGGAACG tgtgaTCAGTTGTGAAGAGGGTAAAGCGGTGGCAGATTCATGGAATGCAGCGTTCATGGAGTCCTCTGCGAAAGAGAACCAG ACCGCTGTGGAAGTGTTTAAGAGGATAATCCTGGAGGCCGAGAAGATGGACGGCGGAGCTCCACAGGGTCGAACGTCTTGCGTTGTGATGTAG